One region of Triticum aestivum cultivar Chinese Spring chromosome 6B, IWGSC CS RefSeq v2.1, whole genome shotgun sequence genomic DNA includes:
- the LOC123138385 gene encoding putative germin-like protein 2-2: MVAIRVLLLAGALLAFACSQHGVAASDPSLLQDFCVADKTSQVRVNGLPCKAANEVVAEDFFFSGIHLSGNTANKQGSAVTAVNVAQIGGLNTMGISVVRIDYAPNGLNPPHSHPRSTEILTVLEGCLHVGFVTSNPDNRHFTKVLAKGDVFVFPKGLVHYQFNNGNTHAVAIAALSSQNPGVITVANVVFGSEPAISDDVITKAFQVEKNTVDWIQAQF, translated from the exons ATGGTGGCCATTCGTGTGCTGCTCCTTGCAGGTGCTCTCTTGGCCTTTGCATGCTCACAGCATGGCGTCGCCGCCTCCGACCCCAGCCTTCTCCAGGACTTCTGCGTCGCTGACAAGACGTCTCAAG TGCGTGTCAATGGGCTGCCTTGCAAAGCTGCGAACGAAGTCGTCGCCGAGGACTTCTTCTTTTCTGGCATCCATCTGTCCGGCAACACGGCGAACAAGCAGGGCTCCGCGGTGACCGCCGTCAACGTCGCGCAGATTGGCGGCCTTAACACCATGGGCATCTCTGTCGTCCGCATTGACTATGCGCCAAACGGCCTCAACCCTCCTCACAGCCACCCGCGCTCCACCGAGATCTTGACCGTGCTAGAGGGTTGTCTCCACGTCGGCTTCGTCACCTCGAACCCTGACAATAGGCACTTCACCAAGGTTCTCGCCAAGGGAGACGTGTTTGTGTTCCCCAAGGGCCTCGTCCATTACCAGTTCAATAATGGGAATACTCATGCGGTGGCCATCGCGGCGCTGAGCAGCCAGAACCCCGGAGTGATCACGGTAGCCAACGTGGTGTTTGGATCGGAGCCTGCCATCTCAGATGATGTTATCACCAAGGCATTCCAGGTGGAGAAGAACACTGTAGATTGGATTCAAGCACAGTTCTAA
- the LOC123133290 gene encoding 2'-deoxymugineic-acid 2'-dioxygenase-like yields the protein MAALLIYLWPWKSQVQLCSTWAESELVTVCGDGEAAVLGVASHDHETVPGRFLLPPAPPVSLPVIDLSGGRDEVRRAVLRAGKEFGFFQVVNHGVPERTMRELGTACGEFFRLPLADKVALYSESEDTERTNRLFSSTMCVSGGQSYWRHCLRLACYPVESTKPGWPEKPAALQPALEDFIVPARSVGMELLRLLCEGIGLPPDYFEGDLSGGEVILNANHYPACPDPGVTLGLPPHCDRNLITVLLQPGYVCGLQVSYDGGWIDVEPIPEALVINFGHQLEIATNGLLRSVEHRAVANVAVGRTSVAAFIMPTMDCVVRPAKELLGEGRPARYRSIAFRDFMRSYKL from the coding sequence ATGGCAGCTCTGCTCATCTATTTATGGCCATGGAAATCGCAGGTGCAGCTCTGCTCAACCTGGGCTGAGTCGGAGCTAGTGACGGTTTGTGGCGATGGAGAAGCTGCTGTCCTCGGCGTGGCGTCTCACGATCACGAGACGGTCCCGGGGCGGTTCCTCCTACCGCCGGCGCCGCCCGTGTCGCTGCCCGTCATCGACCTCTCGGGCGGCCGCGACGAGGTCCGCCGGGCCGTGCTCCGCGCCGGCAAGGAGTTCGGCTTCTTCCAGGTGGTCAACCACGGGGTGCCGGAGCGGACCATGCGTGAGCTGGGGACGGCGTGCGGCGAGTTCTTCCGCCTTCCCCtggcggacaaggtggccttgtactCGGAGTCGGAGGACACGGAGCGAACCAACCGGCTCTTCTCCAGCACCATGTGCGTGTCCGGCGGCCAGAGCTACTGGCGCCACTGCCTCCGCCTCGCCTGCTACCCCGTGGAGAGCACCAAGCCCGGCTGGCCCGAGAAGCCGGCCGCGCTCCAGCCCGCCCTCGAGGACTTCATCGTCCCCGCGCGCAGCGTCGGGatggagctcctccgcctcctctgcGAGGGGATCGGGCTCCCGCCGGACTACTTCGAGGGCGACCTGAGCGGCGGCGAGGTGATCCTCAACGCCAACCACTACCCGGCGTGCCCGGACCCGGGCGTCACCCTCGGCCTGCCGCCGCACTGCGACAGGAACCTCATCACCGTGCTGCTCCAGCCCGGGtacgtgtgcggcctccaggtgtCGTACGACGGCGGGTGGATCGACGTCGAGCCCATCCCGGAGGCGCTCGTCATCAACTTCGGCCATCAGCTGGAGATCGCCACCAACGGGCTGCTCCGGAGCGTGGAGCACCGGGCCGTGGCCAACGTCGCCGTGGGGAGGACGTCGGTGGCGGCCTTCATCATGCCAACCATGGACTGCGTGGTGAGGCCCGCCAAGGAGCTCCTCGGAGAGGGCAGACCGGCGAGGTACCGGAGCATCGCGTTCCGCGACTTCATGCGCAGCTACAAGCTATGA